A genomic stretch from Leishmania infantum JPCM5 genome chromosome 23 includes:
- a CDS encoding putative endoribonuclease L-PSP (pb5), whose amino-acid sequence MPGVVEANLQKLGITLPVPAAPAASYAPFCIVGNMVYVSGQLPKDADGKLMVGQLGDSLTAEDGKAAAKSCAVQLIAQIKAAAGGDLDKVKRVVMVRCYVNSACNFHDHPLVANGCSDLLVSVFGDKVGLHARCAFGVAQLPFNSMVEIEAQFELKEDAKVAS is encoded by the coding sequence ATGCCCGGCGTTGTGGAAGCCAACCTGCAGAAGCTGGGCATCACCCTGCCTGTTCCTGCTGCCCCTGCAGCTTCCTACGCGCCGTTCTGCATCGTGGGAAACATGGTCTACGTCTCCGGCCAGCTTCCCAAGGATGCCGATGGCAAGCTAATGGTGGGCCAGCTCGGTGACTCGCTGACGGCTGAGGATGGCAAGGCCGCAGCGAAAAGCTGCGCCGTACAGCTGATCGCTCAGATaaaggccgccgccggcggcgatcTCGACAAGGTGAAGAGGGTTGTGATGGTGCGCTGCTACGTGAACTCTGCATGCAACTTCCATGACCACCCGCTTGTGGCCAACGGCTGCTCCGACCTCCTGGTGAGCGTGTTCGGCGATAAAGTCGGCCTCCATGCTCGCTGCGCTTTCGGCGTCGCACAGCTGCCCTTCAACTCCATGGTGGAGATCGAGGCTCAGTTCGAGCTCAAGGAAGACGCCAAGGTTGCCTCGTAG